From a single Silene latifolia isolate original U9 population chromosome 6, ASM4854445v1, whole genome shotgun sequence genomic region:
- the LOC141587859 gene encoding uncharacterized protein LOC141587859 — MRICNPSIRKSLVLPHCPLFPWFGYYTTYVLGYASQTKDFKVIAISFKDNRGVMLPEKRLAVFTLNDQQWIVRNRDDFNFDCLSSMRLFEPYYFCDGAAHWLGRGPCEDSSNQDYKATHLVSLDFDTESFTILELPHALDNEDIMSSSNLFLLGESLACFCISCKREYFCITCKRLRIWVLKQECGKREWTLWFSGPSSDDGFSLFHYDMQSTTKRLLYFDGGYLVYGRKSYNIATGQVQWLGKPMNPYLESETYSKSLEWYNESLVLCKGYGVEDMP, encoded by the coding sequence ATGAGAATATGTAACCCTAGTATTAGAAAATCGTTGGTACTTCCCCATTGCCCTCTTTTTCCATGGTTCGGCTACTACACTACCTATGTTCTTGGATACGCGTCTCAGACTAAGGACTTTAAAGTCATTGCAATCTCATTTAAGGATAATCGAGGTGTAATGCTTCCAGAGAAGCGTCTTGCAGTTTTCACACTAAATGATCAACAATGGATTGTTAGGAATCGTGATGACTTCAACTTTGACTGTTTGTCTTCTATGCGTTTGTTCGAGCCCTATTATTTCTGTGATGGTGCAGCTCACTGGCTTGGAAGGGGTCCATGTGAGGATAGTAGTAATCAAGATTATAAAGCAACACATCTTGTTTCTCTTGATTTTGATACGGAAAGTTTCACCATTTTGGAACTGCCACATGCGTTGGATAATGAAGATATAATGTCTTCAAGCAATCTGTTTCTTCTTGGGGAGTCATTAGCGTGTTTTTGCATTTCCTGTAAACGGGAATATTTTTGCATTACCTGTAAACGTCTCAGAATATGGGTGTTGAAACAGGAGTGTGGAAAGAGGGAGTGGACTTTATGGTTTTCAGGTCCTTCGAGTGATGATGGTTTTAGTTTGTTCCACTATGATATGCAATCAACAACAAAAAGGTTATTATATTTTGATGGTGGTTATCTCGTTTATGGGAGGAAATCTTATAATATTGCTACAGGCCAAGTGCAGTGGCTTGGAAAGCCTATGAATCCATATCTAGAATCAGAAACGTATAGTAAGAGCTTGGAGTGGTACAATGAAAGCTTGGTGTTGTGCAAAGGATATGGAGTTGAGGATATGCCATGA